Proteins from one Paenibacillus amylolyticus genomic window:
- the gntK gene encoding gluconokinase: MASSPYMIGVDIGTTSTKAVLFEQNGTIVAQGSADYPLHTPTPAIAEQDAEDIFKAVITSVKQATSKAGVKPEDILFVSFSSAMHSILPVDQHGTPLMRAMTWADNRSAEWTEVLKSEMNGHEIYLRTGTPIHPMSPLTKIMWLTRDQPELFKQTHKFISMKEYVFYKLFSEYVIDHSMASATGLMNLEKLDWDAEALHVAGITPEHLSRLVPTTHVLKHGLHPEYAKEMGIAFTTPFVIGASDGVLSNLGVNAIDPGVVAVTIGTSGAIRTVVDKPVTDPKGRFFCYALTEDAWVIGGPVNNGGVIFRWIRDEFAASEVETAKRLGIDPYEVLTRVAENVPPGSEGLLFHPYMTGERAPLWNPNARGSFFGLTLHHKKEHMIRAALEGVLFNLYTVMLAIEEKIGRPKKIQATGGFARSELWRQMMADIFDQDVIIPESIESSCLGAAVLGLYALGRIDSLSAVSGMIGSTHRHQPDPDSVRVYRELLPIFIRISRKFEEEYADIAAFQNKTMQG, from the coding sequence ATGGCTTCTTCACCCTATATGATCGGCGTAGATATCGGCACGACCTCCACCAAGGCCGTCTTGTTCGAACAGAACGGAACCATTGTGGCCCAAGGCAGTGCCGATTATCCGCTGCACACCCCCACACCTGCGATTGCGGAGCAGGATGCGGAAGATATTTTCAAAGCAGTCATTACATCAGTTAAACAGGCTACCTCCAAAGCGGGAGTTAAGCCAGAAGACATTCTGTTTGTATCGTTTAGTTCGGCCATGCACAGCATTCTGCCTGTCGATCAACACGGCACACCACTGATGCGAGCGATGACATGGGCAGATAATCGAAGTGCCGAGTGGACCGAAGTACTCAAATCGGAGATGAATGGTCACGAAATCTATCTGAGAACTGGCACGCCGATTCACCCGATGTCCCCACTCACCAAGATCATGTGGCTCACTCGGGATCAACCGGAACTGTTCAAACAAACGCACAAATTCATATCCATGAAAGAATATGTTTTCTATAAATTATTTTCAGAATATGTCATCGACCACTCCATGGCCTCAGCCACCGGACTCATGAATCTGGAAAAGCTCGACTGGGATGCAGAAGCCCTGCATGTGGCAGGCATTACGCCAGAACACCTGTCCCGATTGGTACCGACCACCCATGTGCTCAAACATGGATTGCACCCGGAGTACGCCAAGGAGATGGGCATTGCGTTCACCACACCGTTTGTCATCGGGGCCAGTGATGGCGTGCTGTCCAATCTGGGCGTTAACGCCATTGATCCAGGGGTCGTGGCTGTAACCATTGGCACCAGTGGAGCGATTCGTACGGTCGTGGACAAACCGGTGACCGATCCGAAAGGACGTTTCTTCTGTTACGCACTCACCGAGGATGCATGGGTCATTGGCGGACCAGTGAACAATGGCGGTGTTATTTTCCGCTGGATTCGGGACGAGTTTGCGGCTTCCGAGGTAGAGACCGCGAAACGGCTCGGTATTGATCCGTATGAAGTACTCACTCGTGTTGCGGAGAATGTACCTCCTGGTTCGGAAGGTCTCTTGTTCCATCCGTACATGACAGGTGAGCGGGCTCCGCTCTGGAATCCGAATGCACGTGGCTCGTTCTTCGGTCTGACGCTGCACCATAAGAAGGAACATATGATTCGCGCCGCGCTCGAAGGTGTATTGTTCAACCTGTACACGGTTATGTTGGCGATTGAAGAAAAGATCGGTCGTCCGAAAAAAATCCAGGCCACAGGCGGCTTCGCCCGCTCCGAGTTGTGGCGGCAAATGATGGCTGATATTTTCGACCAGGATGTCATCATCCCCGAAAGTATTGAAAGTTCATGCCTCGGCGCAGCCGTACTGGGCTTGTACGCCCTGGGCCGCATCGATTCCCTGAGTGCCGTCTCCGGCATGATTGGATCAACGCATCGGCACCAGCCGGACCCGGACAGTGTCCGCGTCTACCGTGAACTGCTGCCGATCTTTATCCGCATCTCCCGCAAGTTTGAAGAAGAGTATGCGGATATCGCTGCTTTTCAGAATAAGACGATGCAAGGGTAA
- a CDS encoding sugar ABC transporter permease yields MWEHRALYVAISPFYILFAVFGLFPIGFSLYLAFHKWDGIGVMTFNGLNNFKYMLTDAEFWQAVGNTFMIWIYSTIPMLFFALIIAFLLHAPFVKFRTLFRVGYFLPNVTSIVAVAIIFGALFASNYGFLNYLLQSVGLPVVEWLNAPWGIKVAISSMVVWRWTGYNAVIYLAGLQSIPQTLYEAAKIDGASAIQSFFRITIPMLRPVILFTVITSTIGGMQLFTEPQVLVGNDGGAGAAGMTIVLYLYRESFINNYFGYGAAVGWGMFLIIALFSIVNWKLVQGKSS; encoded by the coding sequence ATGTGGGAGCATCGTGCACTCTATGTTGCGATATCGCCGTTTTATATTCTGTTTGCGGTATTTGGGCTGTTCCCAATCGGGTTCTCGCTCTATCTGGCTTTTCATAAATGGGATGGCATTGGTGTCATGACGTTTAATGGACTCAACAATTTCAAATACATGCTGACTGACGCCGAGTTCTGGCAAGCTGTGGGGAACACGTTCATGATCTGGATCTATTCCACGATTCCGATGCTCTTCTTCGCCCTGATTATTGCCTTTCTATTACATGCACCATTTGTGAAGTTCCGCACCCTGTTTCGGGTCGGTTATTTCCTGCCGAACGTCACATCCATCGTAGCGGTGGCCATTATCTTCGGGGCTTTGTTCGCCAGCAACTATGGGTTTCTCAACTATCTGTTGCAGTCGGTCGGGTTACCGGTTGTGGAGTGGCTGAATGCACCATGGGGCATCAAAGTCGCCATCTCCTCCATGGTGGTCTGGCGCTGGACCGGATATAACGCGGTCATCTATCTGGCCGGATTACAGAGTATCCCGCAGACATTATATGAAGCAGCCAAGATTGACGGCGCATCCGCGATACAGTCCTTTTTCCGAATTACGATTCCGATGCTGCGCCCTGTCATCCTGTTTACGGTCATTACATCAACCATTGGCGGTATGCAGCTGTTCACCGAACCGCAAGTACTGGTCGGCAATGATGGTGGCGCAGGTGCAGCAGGCATGACAATTGTCCTGTACCTCTACCGTGAATCCTTCATTAACAATTACTTCGGCTATGGCGCTGCCGTGGGTTGGGGCATGTTCCTCATTATCGCCCTGTTCTCGATTGTGAACTGGAAGCTTGTTCAAGGCAAATCATCCTGA
- a CDS encoding glycerol-3-phosphate responsive antiterminator, whose amino-acid sequence MPFEGQRILPAAKSMKQFEAMIEGPYTYGVMLETHIAQLQSVMDEARRYDKKILLHADLVQGLKNDEYAAEYLCQHIRPAGLISTRASVIQKAKQKGITAIQRIFLLDTHALEKSYLLLAKTQPDYIEVLPGVIPHIIAEVSVRTGIPIIAGGLIRSPEEVELALGVGATAVTTSNADLIRHFEKSLTP is encoded by the coding sequence GTGCCATTTGAGGGACAACGTATATTGCCGGCTGCTAAGAGCATGAAGCAGTTTGAAGCGATGATTGAAGGCCCTTATACCTATGGGGTAATGCTGGAAACTCATATTGCACAGCTTCAGAGTGTAATGGACGAGGCGCGCCGGTATGACAAAAAAATACTTTTGCATGCAGATCTGGTTCAGGGATTGAAAAATGACGAGTACGCCGCAGAGTATCTGTGTCAGCACATTCGCCCGGCAGGACTGATCTCTACACGAGCAAGTGTTATTCAGAAGGCGAAGCAAAAGGGCATTACAGCGATTCAACGTATTTTTCTGCTGGATACTCATGCATTGGAGAAAAGTTATCTCTTGCTGGCCAAAACTCAACCGGATTATATTGAAGTATTACCTGGCGTCATTCCGCATATTATTGCGGAAGTATCTGTACGTACAGGTATCCCTATAATTGCAGGAGGATTGATTCGATCACCGGAAGAGGTTGAACTTGCGCTTGGCGTGGGAGCTACGGCAGTGACCACATCCAATGCAGATCTGATCCGACATTTTGAGAAATCGCTTACACCGTAA
- a CDS encoding Gfo/Idh/MocA family oxidoreductase, which translates to MTLQIGIIGTGWFSKVHADILARMEGVRVASICGTTQEKAEAMASVYDAVGYGELEHMLDGERLDAVYICVPPMSHGSIESELIRRGIPFLVEKPLSTGMDVPRQVLDQVQKSGLLTSVGYHFRYQEAAQVLQQAMKEQTVGMALGRWMGGMPGVAWWRRQEGSGGQFVEQTTHIVDLLRYCAGEVTEVYAVAAQRIMHEKHEHVSVADVANVTLKLENGAIASIANTCLLPDGEGGAGLQFYTDAGVWDWTPERLLLPSAATHAMAGLEISAGPNPYERENEAFIHALRTGDRSRILSDYADACRTQEITTAALASADSGLPVKLQPSKHLSH; encoded by the coding sequence ATGACACTACAGATTGGAATCATTGGAACAGGTTGGTTCAGTAAGGTGCATGCGGATATTCTCGCACGGATGGAAGGTGTTCGTGTCGCGAGTATCTGTGGAACAACGCAGGAAAAGGCAGAGGCTATGGCTTCCGTCTATGATGCTGTTGGTTACGGGGAACTTGAACATATGCTGGATGGTGAGAGGCTGGATGCGGTGTACATCTGTGTGCCTCCGATGTCTCATGGATCGATTGAGTCCGAATTAATTCGCCGTGGTATTCCATTCCTGGTGGAGAAACCTTTGAGCACCGGAATGGATGTTCCGCGTCAGGTGTTGGATCAGGTGCAGAAGAGTGGATTGTTAACCTCTGTCGGATACCATTTCCGTTATCAGGAGGCCGCGCAGGTACTTCAGCAAGCGATGAAAGAACAGACGGTTGGCATGGCTCTTGGCCGCTGGATGGGCGGAATGCCAGGGGTTGCCTGGTGGCGGCGTCAGGAAGGTTCGGGAGGACAATTCGTTGAGCAGACTACACATATTGTAGACTTGCTTCGGTATTGTGCAGGAGAAGTGACGGAGGTATATGCTGTAGCAGCTCAGCGAATTATGCATGAGAAGCATGAGCATGTCAGCGTAGCCGATGTGGCGAATGTGACGCTCAAGCTGGAGAATGGAGCGATTGCAAGTATCGCCAATACATGTCTGTTGCCAGACGGAGAGGGCGGCGCAGGACTCCAGTTCTACACGGATGCAGGTGTGTGGGATTGGACGCCGGAACGGTTGCTTCTGCCAAGTGCCGCAACACATGCAATGGCAGGCCTGGAGATTTCAGCAGGACCTAATCCATACGAGCGTGAGAATGAAGCGTTCATTCATGCCCTGCGTACCGGGGACCGTTCACGAATCCTGTCCGATTATGCGGATGCCTGCCGTACACAGGAGATTACGACGGCGGCGTTGGCATCGGCTGATTCCGGTCTACCTGTCAAGCTTCAGCCCTCAAAGCATCTCTCTCATTAA
- a CDS encoding helix-turn-helix domain-containing protein encodes MITQAIDIIGKKWVLLIMYQLLSGPKRFTELEAEMAISGRLLSERLKEMETEGIVTRHMFPEIPPRVEYELTPKGRAIEPVIDQIYSWSSDWLKQQKSE; translated from the coding sequence ATGATCACTCAGGCCATAGACATTATAGGTAAGAAATGGGTACTCTTAATCATGTACCAACTGTTATCCGGACCCAAACGGTTTACGGAGCTTGAAGCAGAGATGGCGATCAGTGGACGCCTTTTATCGGAGCGATTAAAGGAAATGGAGACAGAAGGTATTGTAACCCGGCACATGTTTCCCGAGATTCCTCCGCGTGTAGAGTATGAGTTAACACCCAAAGGCAGAGCGATTGAACCTGTCATCGATCAAATCTACAGCTGGTCTTCCGACTGGTTGAAACAGCAGAAATCCGAGTAA
- a CDS encoding DoxX family protein: MNKILGYIFLVILAGVFVMTGFNKISGADMMIQTFESFSYPTWTMYLLGAAELLSAVLLLIPRTRILASGILTFILIGAVGSHLIYAQYAAVPFPAVLLVANIIVLVVSMRRLEAEEEGQMETMQA, translated from the coding sequence ATGAACAAAATTTTGGGTTATATTTTCCTGGTTATTCTTGCAGGTGTATTCGTCATGACGGGGTTTAACAAGATCAGTGGAGCAGACATGATGATTCAGACCTTCGAGAGTTTCTCTTATCCAACGTGGACCATGTATCTGCTTGGCGCTGCCGAGTTGCTTAGTGCAGTATTATTGCTGATTCCGCGTACGCGTATCCTGGCTTCGGGCATACTGACCTTCATTCTGATTGGGGCCGTCGGAAGTCATCTGATCTATGCACAATATGCTGCTGTTCCGTTCCCGGCTGTGTTGTTGGTAGCTAACATTATTGTTCTGGTTGTGAGCATGCGCAGATTGGAAGCGGAAGAAGAAGGCCAGATGGAGACAATGCAGGCATAA
- a CDS encoding DNA alkylation repair protein, which produces MPEDILLRKGARKAAEIPEHIRTGLQAGQIESVNLTEWLAVDHVFLFQKVTHEWGMDAETVEMIEQLKQISESRIMKIIPAIGMQWLNLLNRLPISERTNLFRSIAEHRSDSVRCWAAYIIGLDSGLNLNEKLEHIRPFAADPHFGVREIAWMAVRESISADLSAALQHLTSWSVDPDPLIRRFAIECIRPRGVWAKHIQELKENPAMALTLLDAVKSDAHKYVQDSVSNWLNDASKTNPEWVRQVCATWSQQSNTQHTRRIVTRATRSLT; this is translated from the coding sequence ATGCCTGAAGACATTCTTCTTCGCAAAGGTGCCCGTAAAGCAGCGGAAATCCCGGAGCACATCCGCACTGGGCTACAAGCAGGACAGATTGAATCGGTTAACTTGACCGAATGGCTGGCAGTAGATCATGTTTTTCTTTTTCAGAAGGTTACCCATGAATGGGGCATGGATGCTGAAACGGTAGAAATGATCGAGCAATTAAAACAGATAAGTGAGTCTCGCATTATGAAAATCATTCCGGCCATTGGCATGCAATGGCTTAATCTGTTGAATCGTCTACCCATCAGTGAACGCACGAATCTCTTTCGTTCCATTGCAGAGCATCGTTCAGACAGTGTTCGCTGCTGGGCGGCTTATATCATTGGTCTGGATTCCGGTCTGAACCTGAATGAAAAGTTGGAACATATTCGGCCCTTTGCAGCAGATCCTCACTTTGGTGTACGAGAGATTGCCTGGATGGCTGTACGGGAATCCATCTCTGCCGACTTGTCCGCAGCCTTGCAACATTTAACCTCATGGAGTGTTGACCCTGATCCACTGATCCGCCGGTTTGCCATAGAATGCATCAGACCTCGCGGCGTCTGGGCCAAGCATATTCAGGAGTTAAAAGAAAACCCGGCCATGGCTCTCACCTTGCTTGACGCGGTGAAATCCGACGCCCATAAGTATGTACAGGATTCGGTAAGTAACTGGTTGAACGATGCCAGCAAGACGAATCCCGAGTGGGTGCGGCAGGTCTGTGCCACTTGGAGTCAGCAGTCGAATACCCAACATACACGGCGAATCGTCACACGTGCCACACGAAGCCTTACATAA
- a CDS encoding Crp/Fnr family transcriptional regulator produces MDQILYLSQFDLMSSLSEADLIEMDGMTSITTIPKNKLIQTPDTFTEGFYFVKRGKVRLYTLNPEGKQFTLDMLTEGNVFGEMNGISLGTRAVYIETMEACDICLMDKPRFEQFLIEHPQFMMRLMNVLSERIKRMSELTQALALGNLHDKVLHNLFRLAEQMGWIEEDEYCRIQLALTHQEIAWMAGATRESVTVAMQELARAGRIRTGFKSVSLHRDEIAKLRSITAQL; encoded by the coding sequence ATGGATCAAATTCTGTATTTATCACAGTTCGACCTCATGTCCTCCTTGTCCGAGGCAGACCTGATTGAGATGGATGGAATGACTTCCATCACGACCATTCCTAAAAATAAACTGATCCAGACACCCGATACATTTACGGAAGGTTTTTATTTTGTGAAACGAGGAAAGGTACGTTTATATACATTGAACCCGGAGGGCAAGCAGTTCACACTCGATATGTTGACGGAAGGTAATGTATTTGGTGAAATGAACGGAATCTCACTCGGAACACGTGCCGTTTATATTGAAACGATGGAGGCGTGTGATATTTGCCTGATGGACAAGCCCCGTTTCGAGCAGTTTCTGATTGAACATCCCCAATTTATGATGAGACTGATGAACGTACTAAGCGAGCGGATCAAGCGAATGAGCGAATTGACACAGGCACTTGCACTCGGGAACCTGCATGACAAGGTGCTACACAATCTCTTCCGTTTGGCTGAACAGATGGGATGGATCGAGGAGGATGAGTACTGCCGAATTCAACTCGCGCTTACCCATCAGGAGATTGCCTGGATGGCGGGAGCCACACGGGAATCGGTCACCGTCGCCATGCAAGAGTTAGCAAGAGCAGGCCGGATTCGTACCGGATTCAAATCAGTCTCCCTGCATCGTGACGAAATCGCTAAACTTCGCAGCATCACTGCCCAATTGTAA
- a CDS encoding winged helix-turn-helix domain-containing protein, with product MCNSIKTPDDSPDWFVPQNKQAPAPVERPASKSASVSSPAREEGTTADNQEYPDLRPKTARMLQQMKEIVEQNPGLAQQQIAEKLGISQGRVSQLKKLL from the coding sequence ATGTGCAATTCAATTAAAACACCGGATGACTCTCCCGACTGGTTCGTACCTCAGAACAAACAGGCTCCTGCACCCGTGGAGCGTCCTGCTTCCAAATCCGCCTCTGTCTCATCTCCCGCTAGGGAAGAAGGGACCACAGCTGACAACCAAGAATACCCGGATTTGCGGCCGAAAACGGCACGCATGCTGCAACAGATGAAAGAAATTGTTGAACAGAATCCCGGTTTGGCTCAACAGCAAATTGCGGAAAAGCTTGGCATCAGCCAAGGACGCGTCTCTCAATTAAAAAAGTTACTATAA
- a CDS encoding CidA/LrgA family holin-like protein — MKKWGIGIAQVALLMVFSLLMDLLARTLHLPVPGSILGMVVLFILLQTRVVKLRWIEVGAAWLLGELLLFFIPSAVGIMNYMPMLEHDGLQILFIVLLSTFLVMSCTGLVATRIAKRKERHAG, encoded by the coding sequence GTGAAAAAGTGGGGCATTGGTATTGCACAGGTTGCGCTCTTAATGGTTTTTTCACTGCTTATGGACCTGCTGGCCCGTACTCTCCATCTTCCTGTACCTGGTTCGATTCTCGGTATGGTCGTACTATTCATTCTGCTTCAGACCCGTGTCGTGAAGCTGCGCTGGATTGAAGTTGGAGCTGCCTGGCTGCTCGGTGAACTATTGTTATTTTTTATCCCGTCGGCCGTTGGCATCATGAATTATATGCCCATGCTGGAGCATGACGGACTACAGATTTTATTCATTGTACTGCTAAGCACATTTCTGGTCATGTCCTGTACGGGACTCGTGGCTACACGAATTGCGAAACGAAAGGAGCGTCACGCCGGATGA
- a CDS encoding LysR family transcriptional regulator, translating into MDIRHLQYFLEVARQQSFTKAAEVLYITQPTISKTVKSLEEELGITLFDRYGKKVELTDAGHVFFRQALEIEKSFRSLSSELDDLMNLKKGHLRIGLPPMVGSSFFPMIIGEFHKAYPQVTIQLFEDGAKKVEADVISGALDIGVAVLPTVDELLDHFVFVKEKLNLLVHPSHPLAGKESVALHELENDAFVLFREDFALHDRIILACQHAGFQPRVVYESSQWDLLSAMVAANLGVALLPETICREVDHMRVRIIPVVEPVIPWQLGMIWRKDRYLSFATREWIGFTQSMLGE; encoded by the coding sequence ATGGATATCCGCCATTTGCAATATTTCCTGGAAGTCGCCCGGCAGCAGAGCTTCACCAAAGCCGCTGAAGTGCTGTATATTACCCAGCCCACCATCAGTAAGACGGTCAAGAGTCTTGAAGAGGAATTGGGTATCACGTTATTTGACCGTTATGGGAAGAAAGTTGAACTGACCGATGCAGGTCATGTGTTTTTTCGGCAGGCGCTGGAGATTGAAAAATCATTCCGCAGTCTGTCATCCGAATTGGACGATCTGATGAACCTGAAGAAAGGCCATCTGCGCATTGGCTTGCCACCGATGGTGGGGTCCAGCTTTTTCCCCATGATCATCGGCGAATTTCACAAGGCTTATCCGCAGGTGACCATTCAGCTATTCGAGGATGGTGCCAAAAAAGTGGAGGCCGATGTGATTAGTGGTGCACTGGATATTGGCGTTGCCGTACTGCCAACCGTGGACGAGTTGTTGGATCATTTTGTTTTTGTGAAGGAGAAATTGAATCTGCTGGTACATCCTTCACACCCACTTGCAGGTAAAGAATCGGTAGCGCTGCATGAACTGGAGAACGACGCCTTTGTGCTGTTTCGGGAGGATTTTGCGTTGCATGATCGGATTATTTTGGCCTGCCAGCATGCGGGGTTCCAGCCCAGGGTGGTGTATGAGAGCTCGCAGTGGGATCTGCTCAGCGCCATGGTTGCCGCCAATCTGGGTGTAGCCTTACTGCCGGAAACGATCTGTCGTGAAGTGGATCATATGCGCGTGCGGATTATCCCCGTGGTGGAGCCGGTGATACCCTGGCAGCTCGGCATGATCTGGCGGAAGGATCGTTATCTGTCTTTTGCCACAAGAGAGTGGATCGGATTCACACAATCGATGCTGGGTGAGTAA
- a CDS encoding carbon-nitrogen hydrolase family protein, which translates to MKLRVSAVQYQLHTISSFEQFAAQAEHYIRTASEYGTEFVLFPEFFTTQLMSIGDEQGNALTIEDLPNYTEQYEKLFTSLAAKYGMHVIGGTHVIRREGKLYNTAHLFYPDGRIARQDKIHITPTEVQEWNMAPGDGLEVFDTDKGRIAMLTCYDIEFPEIVRMAKAKGADVIFCPSCTDDRHGFYRVRYTSHARAVENQVYVVLTGTVGNLPTVDFMRANYGQAAIITPNDIPFPPRGILAEGEINNDMIVTADLDLDLLYEVRERGSVTTWRDRRTDLYTDWE; encoded by the coding sequence ATGAAACTGCGGGTATCCGCTGTACAATATCAATTGCACACAATCAGCTCGTTTGAGCAGTTCGCCGCTCAGGCGGAGCATTACATACGGACAGCGAGCGAATATGGAACCGAATTTGTCCTGTTCCCGGAATTTTTTACAACACAATTAATGTCCATTGGGGACGAACAAGGCAATGCGCTGACGATTGAGGATCTGCCGAACTATACGGAGCAATATGAAAAACTGTTCACGTCACTTGCAGCCAAGTATGGTATGCATGTCATCGGGGGAACCCACGTCATTCGCCGTGAAGGGAAGCTGTATAATACAGCTCACCTGTTCTACCCGGATGGTCGCATCGCGCGCCAGGACAAGATTCATATAACGCCAACCGAAGTACAGGAGTGGAATATGGCCCCCGGAGATGGACTTGAGGTGTTCGACACCGATAAAGGCCGTATTGCCATGCTGACCTGTTACGATATTGAGTTCCCGGAAATTGTGCGGATGGCTAAAGCCAAAGGTGCTGATGTGATTTTCTGTCCTTCCTGTACGGACGATCGTCATGGTTTCTACCGTGTGCGTTATACGAGTCATGCCCGCGCGGTGGAGAATCAGGTGTATGTTGTGTTAACCGGAACGGTGGGTAATCTGCCGACGGTTGACTTCATGCGTGCCAATTATGGACAGGCTGCAATCATTACGCCGAATGATATCCCGTTCCCGCCACGTGGCATTCTGGCCGAGGGTGAGATTAACAACGATATGATCGTGACCGCCGATCTGGATCTGGACTTGCTGTATGAGGTGCGGGAACGTGGATCGGTAACGACCTGGCGCGACCGCCGTACTGATCTGTATACCGATTGGGAGTAG
- a CDS encoding GNAT family N-acetyltransferase: MEFTRITSIKDPLFAQMHKLMQEIFPREEVLDFPLWEEPLEDPGIRVFVAVHEGQVVGATEYRYYEDWNVAMTDFTIIGREGLGIGSFLANHRKRDLQKLAAANGKELFGMFAEIYNPYLSQDHEFGGIKPMDPYVRREVLSHLGYQRLDFPYVHPSWQGDGEAVGGLDLCFMPGDESLGELPASLVADFLNRYYAMLPNKPQEWLAMVEQLTARKSVALLPL; this comes from the coding sequence ATGGAATTCACACGTATTACATCCATTAAAGATCCATTGTTTGCCCAAATGCACAAGCTGATGCAGGAGATCTTCCCACGGGAAGAAGTACTGGACTTCCCCCTGTGGGAAGAACCGCTGGAAGATCCGGGTATTCGGGTGTTCGTAGCTGTCCATGAAGGACAGGTCGTTGGCGCGACAGAGTACCGTTATTACGAGGATTGGAACGTGGCCATGACGGACTTTACGATTATTGGGCGTGAAGGTCTGGGCATCGGCAGTTTCCTGGCGAATCACCGCAAGCGTGATCTGCAGAAGCTGGCCGCGGCAAACGGGAAAGAATTGTTCGGCATGTTTGCCGAAATCTATAACCCTTATCTGAGTCAGGATCACGAGTTTGGCGGAATCAAGCCGATGGACCCGTATGTCCGTCGTGAAGTGCTGTCCCATCTGGGATACCAGCGTCTGGACTTCCCGTATGTTCACCCATCCTGGCAAGGGGATGGGGAAGCGGTTGGCGGACTGGATCTGTGCTTTATGCCAGGTGACGAGTCACTTGGCGAACTGCCAGCCAGTCTGGTGGCAGATTTCCTGAATCGGTATTATGCGATGTTACCGAACAAACCGCAGGAATGGCTTGCCATGGTAGAGCAATTGACTGCTCGCAAATCTGTTGCGCTGTTGCCGTTGTAG